In the genome of Opitutia bacterium KCR 482, one region contains:
- a CDS encoding RNA pseudouridine synthase produces the protein MKEFVKSLPLSNGCEVLAFDECGLVAIGKREGRATHPNPNPSANAKPAMLRAEYDFDGEFYRWGGGQKLFLVNRLDSPTSGVVIAARDEAVALAARAAFKNKAVEKEYVAICVGVAAPRGTWVDRLRPHREGRVVRTFSESGGLPAKTDFARLRVAGGLSVLRLMPRTGLTHQLRVQCAKHGLPILGDATYGNFAFNKKFRASSKLNRLFLHCLKTRLSVEIGGRTVEFRAEAPLPDSFEKAVSKK, from the coding sequence ATGAAAGAATTTGTGAAAAGTCTGCCGCTCTCGAACGGCTGCGAGGTTCTTGCTTTCGACGAATGCGGGCTTGTGGCAATCGGCAAGCGCGAGGGCAGGGCTACGCACCCGAACCCGAATCCCTCCGCCAACGCGAAGCCCGCAATGCTCCGCGCGGAATACGATTTCGACGGAGAGTTCTACCGCTGGGGCGGCGGGCAAAAGCTCTTTCTTGTAAACAGGCTCGACTCGCCGACTTCGGGCGTGGTGATTGCCGCCCGCGACGAGGCGGTCGCGCTTGCCGCGCGGGCTGCATTCAAAAACAAGGCGGTCGAAAAGGAGTACGTCGCAATCTGCGTTGGCGTCGCCGCGCCGCGCGGAACGTGGGTTGACAGGCTGCGCCCGCACCGCGAGGGCAGGGTTGTGCGCACTTTCTCCGAATCGGGCGGGCTTCCCGCAAAGACCGACTTTGCGCGTTTGCGCGTCGCGGGCGGCTTGTCGGTTCTGCGCCTCATGCCGCGCACGGGGCTTACGCACCAGCTTCGTGTGCAGTGCGCAAAGCACGGCTTGCCGATTTTGGGCGACGCCACTTACGGAAATTTCGCATTCAACAAAAAATTCAGGGCTTCCTCCAAGCTCAACAGACTCTTTCTCCACTGCCTGAAAACGAGGCTTTCAGTCGAAATCGGCGGGCGGACGGTCGAGTTCCGCGCGGAAGCTCCGCTGCCAGACTCTTTCGAAAAGGCGGTGTCTAAAAAATAA
- a CDS encoding DUF1189 family protein, with the protein MDVFKMLWLSFGNTDAYKNAVFGWKWKSVLYFFLLSLLSSASAMLATHRVLGEFYDGSIAPALELLKGVKVENGRVKTPDGADVELRGRDGKVFAVASQNYVDAVKTKDLMFAFERDRVSFYLPDGGETFFSLAGYDKLLDGRGVDAMLPSKNTLLYIIAPLACLFLFVIPTNAVFVSLTTIAAFVLSRTVYPILTFWQSARLALCALTPSIVVDIVSVSAFGNPVHGFVYALISGGMVFYVLKSFARSAVE; encoded by the coding sequence ATGGACGTATTTAAAATGCTTTGGCTGTCGTTCGGCAACACGGACGCATACAAAAACGCGGTTTTCGGCTGGAAGTGGAAATCGGTTCTGTACTTCTTTCTGCTTTCCCTGCTTTCGTCGGCGTCGGCGATGCTTGCAACGCACCGCGTACTCGGCGAATTTTACGACGGCTCGATTGCCCCCGCGCTCGAACTACTCAAAGGCGTGAAGGTCGAAAACGGGCGCGTCAAAACCCCCGACGGCGCGGACGTCGAACTGCGCGGGCGCGACGGAAAAGTCTTCGCCGTCGCAAGCCAGAACTATGTTGACGCCGTGAAGACGAAAGACCTGATGTTCGCGTTCGAGCGCGACAGGGTTTCGTTCTACCTGCCAGACGGCGGCGAGACTTTCTTTTCGCTCGCGGGCTACGACAAACTTTTGGACGGGCGCGGCGTGGACGCAATGCTTCCGTCGAAAAACACGCTGCTTTACATAATCGCGCCGCTTGCGTGCCTCTTCCTTTTCGTGATTCCGACGAACGCAGTTTTCGTCTCGCTCACGACTATCGCCGCATTCGTGCTCTCGCGCACGGTTTATCCTATCCTTACGTTTTGGCAGAGCGCAAGGCTTGCGCTGTGCGCGCTCACGCCGTCGATTGTGGTCGACATCGTTTCGGTTTCGGCGTTCGGAAATCCCGTTCACGGCTTTGTGTACGCGCTGATTTCGGGCGGCATGGTGTTCTACGTTTTGAAGTCTTTTGCGCGGTCGGCGGTAGAATAG
- the scpA gene encoding methylmalonyl-CoA mutase → MSKNPDFTKIAFETPKTKASMKDWKADIEKKTGKSLDDLVVETMEQIPVKPLYTAADTENLEHTGFTAGIAPNLRGPYATMYVVRPWTVRQYAGFSTAEESNAFYRRNLAAGQKGLSIAFDLATHRGYDSDHPRVVGDVGKAGVAVDSIMDMQVLFDKIPLSQVSVSMTMNGAVLPILAFYIVAGLEQGAKLEQLAGTIQNDILKEFMVRNTYIYPPTPSMKIIGDIFAYTSKNMPKFNSISISGYHMQEAGATADLEMAYTLADGLEYLREGEKAGLLVDQFAPRLSFFWAIGKNYFMEVAKMRAARMLWAKIVKGFNPQNPKSLALRTHSQTSGWSLTEQDPFNNVTRTAIEAMGAALGHTQSLHTNALDEAIALPTDFSARIARNTQLYLQDETGICRVIDPWAGSYYVESLTDALVKRAWAHIEEVESHGGMTKAIEAGLPKLRIEEASARRQARIDSGRETIVGLTKYRLEKEEPLDILDIDNTAVREAQIRKLEILRKNRDNTKVRQILEEITKCAETGKGNLLELSVEAAKARASLGEISLACEKVFGRYKAVIRSISGVYQKEYAKDGKHMKIVEEIAKLVSEFEKEEGRKPRILIAKMGQDGHDRGAKVVATAYADLGFDVDMGPLFQTPEETAKMAVENDVHIVAMSSLAAGHKTLLPQLVEELKKLGREDIMVVAGGVIPTQDYDFLFKHGASAIFGPGTVIPEAAKKMLLLLKQQQQA, encoded by the coding sequence ATGAGCAAAAATCCCGATTTTACAAAAATCGCCTTCGAAACGCCCAAGACGAAAGCGTCGATGAAAGACTGGAAAGCCGACATCGAAAAGAAGACGGGCAAAAGCCTCGACGACCTCGTCGTGGAAACAATGGAGCAGATTCCCGTAAAGCCGCTCTACACGGCGGCGGACACGGAAAATCTCGAACACACGGGCTTCACGGCGGGCATCGCTCCCAACCTCAGAGGGCCCTACGCGACAATGTACGTCGTGCGCCCGTGGACGGTGCGCCAATACGCGGGCTTCTCTACGGCGGAGGAATCGAACGCGTTTTACCGCAGAAACCTCGCGGCGGGGCAGAAGGGGCTTTCGATTGCCTTCGACCTCGCGACCCACAGAGGCTACGACTCCGACCACCCGCGCGTTGTCGGCGACGTCGGCAAGGCGGGCGTCGCGGTCGATTCAATCATGGACATGCAGGTGCTCTTCGACAAAATCCCGCTCTCGCAGGTCTCGGTTTCGATGACGATGAACGGCGCGGTTCTGCCGATTCTGGCGTTCTACATCGTCGCGGGGCTTGAACAGGGCGCGAAGCTCGAACAGCTTGCGGGCACTATCCAGAACGACATTCTCAAAGAGTTCATGGTGCGCAACACCTACATCTACCCGCCGACGCCCTCGATGAAAATCATCGGCGACATCTTTGCGTACACGTCGAAAAACATGCCGAAATTCAACAGCATTTCGATTTCTGGCTATCACATGCAGGAGGCGGGCGCAACCGCCGACCTCGAAATGGCCTACACGCTCGCCGACGGGCTTGAATACCTGCGCGAGGGCGAAAAGGCGGGGCTGCTCGTGGACCAGTTCGCGCCGCGCCTCTCGTTCTTCTGGGCGATAGGCAAAAACTACTTCATGGAGGTCGCAAAAATGCGCGCCGCCCGCATGCTCTGGGCGAAAATCGTCAAGGGCTTCAACCCGCAGAACCCGAAGAGCCTTGCGCTGCGCACGCACTCGCAGACAAGCGGCTGGTCGCTGACGGAGCAGGATCCCTTCAACAACGTGACGCGCACGGCAATCGAGGCGATGGGCGCGGCTCTCGGACACACGCAGAGCCTGCACACAAACGCGCTCGACGAGGCAATCGCCCTCCCCACCGACTTCTCCGCGCGAATCGCGCGAAACACCCAGCTCTACCTGCAAGACGAAACGGGCATCTGCCGCGTAATCGACCCGTGGGCTGGCTCGTACTACGTTGAATCGCTGACGGACGCGCTCGTCAAACGCGCGTGGGCGCACATCGAGGAGGTCGAATCGCACGGCGGCATGACAAAGGCAATCGAGGCGGGGCTTCCGAAACTCCGCATCGAGGAGGCTTCGGCGCGCAGACAGGCGAGAATCGACAGCGGCCGCGAGACAATCGTGGGTCTCACAAAATACCGCCTCGAAAAGGAGGAGCCGCTCGACATTCTCGACATCGACAATACCGCGGTGCGCGAAGCGCAAATCAGGAAACTCGAAATCCTCCGAAAAAACCGCGACAACACTAAGGTTCGGCAGATTCTCGAAGAAATCACAAAATGCGCAGAAACCGGCAAGGGCAACCTGCTCGAACTCAGCGTCGAGGCGGCAAAGGCGCGCGCAAGCCTGGGCGAAATCTCGCTCGCGTGCGAAAAGGTCTTCGGACGCTACAAGGCGGTTATCCGCTCGATAAGCGGCGTCTACCAAAAGGAATACGCAAAGGACGGAAAGCACATGAAAATCGTCGAAGAAATCGCAAAACTCGTCTCGGAATTCGAAAAGGAGGAGGGACGCAAACCGCGTATCCTCATCGCGAAAATGGGGCAGGACGGACACGACAGAGGCGCGAAAGTCGTCGCGACGGCATACGCCGACCTCGGCTTCGACGTCGATATGGGCCCGCTCTTCCAGACGCCGGAGGAAACCGCGAAAATGGCGGTCGAAAACGACGTGCACATCGTCGCGATGAGCTCGCTCGCCGCGGGACACAAAACACTGCTCCCGCAGCTTGTCGAAGAGCTTAAAAAGCTCGGGCGCGAAGATATTATGGTCGTCGCGGGCGGCGTCATTCCGACGCAAGACTACGACTTTCTCTTCAAGCACGGCGCAAGCGCAATATTCGGCCCCGGAACGGTCATTCCCGAAGCCGCAAAGAAAATGCTGCTGCTTCTCAAACAACAGCAGCAGGCGTAA
- a CDS encoding Maf family protein encodes MKYAGRIILASASPRRRELLERAGVPFDVRVADVSEDADVSAPPERLAVSNAELKASRVARENAERLVLGADTVVYRNSKIYGKPRDIADAKRMLAELRGGAHSVFTGVCAAYFDGAELRTKTACGESRVHFKSLDADAISEYVSKVDVLDKAGAYAAQECGSMIIEKIDGDFDNVMGLPVALAESTLDMLAAELKI; translated from the coding sequence ATGAAATACGCAGGCAGGATTATTTTGGCGTCGGCGAGCCCGCGCCGCAGGGAGCTTCTCGAACGCGCGGGAGTGCCGTTCGACGTGCGCGTGGCCGACGTGTCGGAAGACGCCGACGTTTCCGCGCCGCCCGAAAGGCTCGCGGTCTCGAACGCCGAATTGAAGGCCTCGCGCGTCGCGCGGGAGAACGCGGAGCGGCTGGTGTTGGGCGCGGATACCGTCGTGTACCGCAACTCCAAAATCTACGGCAAACCGCGCGACATCGCCGACGCAAAGCGCATGCTCGCCGAGTTGCGTGGCGGGGCGCATTCGGTGTTCACGGGCGTGTGCGCGGCGTATTTCGACGGCGCGGAGCTTAGGACTAAAACCGCGTGCGGAGAGTCGCGCGTGCATTTCAAGAGCCTCGACGCCGACGCGATTTCGGAATATGTCTCGAAAGTGGACGTGCTCGACAAGGCGGGCGCGTACGCCGCTCAGGAATGCGGCTCGATGATAATAGAAAAAATCGACGGGGATTTCGACAACGTAATGGGGCTGCCCGTCGCCCTCGCCGAAAGCACGCTCGATATGCTTGCGGCGGAACTTAAAATTTAG
- a CDS encoding methylmalonyl-CoA mutase family protein: protein MKNEKKLFAEFQPSTYREWYAEAEKLLKGAPFEKKMFTKTPEGITLKPIYNKDDIDFETSLPGFDDYVRGTDAAGNKASPWKISQELAADTAGEFNAKILDALNKGQTSVEILVNDGANNGLDFASAKDFAEALDGVECGCVDIFVRGDTVGAGTQAALFASQKGKKLSGGIFFDPLGAFAKSGKISPDAAYGEMFAMASYNAANMPNFTAIGVDTSAYSSAGASAVEEAGAAFATAVAYIRAMLERGMEIDDAAKQIRFRVCLGGNFFMEIAKIRAMRMVWAKIVSEFGGNERKIKLSARTAKFNKTVFDPYVNMLRTATEAFSGVVGGVDSMTVGAFDEIIRKPDEFSERIARNQQIILQEECNLADVIDPAGGSYYVENLTRELAAKIWEFFSKIESLGGMLEALKSGAVQDAIAATAAGRKKLYDTRRSSVVGTNNYANLSEKPLEKREYQKRAQPAKTQAFDLGGAKGADAFAKLLEAADKGAGIDGMNAAFGGGETIEAKPLAAHRAVEHFEALRRASAEFKKKNGFAPKIFLATMGPLLQHKIRADFIRGFFEVGGFDVVYPNGFESGEAAAKAFAESGAKYAVICSTDDTYPTLVPETTRAIKAVAPDATVYMAGVPAPEAEPAYKEAGYDGAVSIKSNNYETLKSILSALGVL from the coding sequence ATGAAAAACGAAAAAAAACTGTTCGCGGAATTCCAGCCGTCGACATATCGGGAATGGTACGCCGAAGCCGAAAAGCTTCTGAAAGGCGCGCCGTTCGAGAAGAAAATGTTTACAAAAACCCCCGAGGGCATAACCCTCAAACCCATCTACAATAAGGATGACATCGATTTCGAAACGTCGCTCCCAGGGTTTGACGACTATGTCCGCGGAACGGACGCGGCGGGCAACAAGGCGTCTCCGTGGAAAATATCGCAGGAGCTTGCCGCCGACACCGCAGGGGAATTCAACGCAAAAATCCTCGACGCGCTCAACAAGGGGCAGACGTCCGTCGAAATACTCGTAAACGACGGCGCAAACAACGGCTTGGACTTCGCCTCCGCAAAGGATTTCGCCGAAGCCCTCGACGGCGTCGAATGCGGCTGCGTAGACATTTTCGTGCGCGGCGACACGGTCGGCGCGGGAACGCAGGCGGCGTTGTTCGCCTCGCAAAAAGGCAAAAAACTTTCGGGCGGAATTTTCTTCGACCCGCTCGGCGCGTTCGCAAAATCGGGCAAAATTTCGCCCGACGCCGCCTACGGCGAAATGTTCGCAATGGCGTCCTACAACGCCGCAAACATGCCGAACTTCACGGCAATCGGCGTCGACACATCGGCATACTCCTCCGCAGGCGCAAGCGCAGTCGAGGAGGCGGGAGCGGCGTTCGCGACGGCGGTTGCTTATATCCGCGCAATGCTCGAACGCGGCATGGAAATAGACGATGCCGCAAAGCAAATCAGGTTCAGAGTCTGCCTCGGCGGAAACTTCTTCATGGAAATCGCAAAAATCCGCGCAATGCGCATGGTTTGGGCGAAAATCGTCTCCGAATTCGGCGGCAACGAAAGGAAAATCAAGCTTTCGGCGCGGACGGCAAAATTCAACAAAACAGTGTTCGACCCCTACGTCAACATGTTGAGAACCGCGACGGAGGCGTTCTCCGGCGTCGTCGGCGGAGTCGATTCAATGACGGTCGGCGCGTTCGACGAAATAATCCGCAAGCCCGACGAATTCTCCGAAAGAATCGCCCGCAACCAGCAGATTATTTTGCAGGAGGAATGCAATTTGGCGGACGTAATCGACCCCGCGGGCGGCTCGTACTATGTGGAAAACCTCACGCGCGAGCTTGCCGCAAAAATTTGGGAGTTCTTCTCTAAAATCGAATCGCTCGGCGGAATGCTCGAAGCGTTGAAGTCGGGCGCGGTGCAAGACGCAATCGCCGCGACCGCCGCGGGCAGAAAAAAGCTCTACGACACCCGCAGAAGCTCGGTAGTCGGCACAAACAACTACGCAAACCTCTCCGAAAAGCCGCTTGAAAAGCGCGAATACCAAAAACGCGCCCAGCCCGCAAAGACGCAGGCGTTCGACCTCGGCGGCGCAAAGGGCGCGGACGCGTTCGCAAAACTGCTCGAAGCCGCGGACAAGGGCGCGGGCATCGACGGCATGAACGCGGCGTTCGGCGGCGGCGAAACGATAGAGGCAAAGCCGCTCGCGGCGCACAGAGCCGTGGAGCACTTCGAAGCCCTGCGCCGCGCAAGCGCGGAATTCAAAAAGAAGAACGGCTTTGCGCCGAAAATCTTCCTCGCAACAATGGGCCCGCTCTTGCAGCACAAAATCCGCGCGGACTTTATCCGCGGATTCTTCGAAGTCGGCGGCTTCGACGTCGTCTACCCGAACGGTTTTGAATCGGGCGAAGCGGCGGCAAAGGCTTTCGCCGAAAGCGGCGCGAAATACGCCGTGATTTGCTCGACCGACGACACCTACCCGACGCTCGTCCCCGAAACGACGCGCGCAATCAAGGCAGTCGCGCCCGACGCAACCGTCTACATGGCGGGCGTTCCCGCCCCCGAAGCCGAACCCGCGTACAAAGAGGCGGGCTACGACGGCGCGGTAAGCATAAAGAGCAACAACTACGAAACGTTGAAGTCGATTCTTTCGGCACTCGGCGTTCTCTAA
- a CDS encoding DUF6259 domain-containing protein: protein MKKYALACAAAALALSAQCLNAEIFELKSPKAQIKIDDKGNLVSLKNLEKNREYAGGEGLWRIIYQDGLSLEESVESENAPVKVSKNGGKITLEYGGEFPVKVECSLDGDEIAFSSEIKNASKDKILREFQFPIIKSAKIKKDTVLYWASASGTKIPDVRKWLMGGFKSYMAQDNKAIERYDVYPSPMSLNYFVLDDGDCALYFANHDPNFEKTLHLFRTRKIGGRGDFEYGGIDAAMAKYPFLKAGESKKFADFVVAPHSGDWHVSAKKYRKWADTWYKHIPIAETFKKSNGWQRIIMRHQYGKVLFRYDQLPEIRKAGKKAGIDTILMFGWWKEGMDAGYPEYTPDDTQGGDEALKKWIKEFQKDGGKVNLYYNGQLIDMGTNFYRTLGKKISVKRADGTEHMERYPFGGDGTALRVFGNKTFVTACPATREWLEILKKLAERAIALGADGVFFDQLGFKSELCYDESHGHSIPAQDIMKYKHNMLKELRAYVRSKKPDMSMGIEWVSDPTSMYADYIHAVAPNLYITHKDKNGVPATNYAPMYYYTFPEVYTTNRDIYNNQNVPFRCNLTFMRGWREDAAVYRCRATLDETPVYQAYLAKIDALRDKFRDTVLNGAFRDTDLAKSSNPNMYYSTFENDSQVAVVAMHPHAKTVETAFEVPNCKFVESGGIGDFKVEADGSKAKVGIGKDGIAVLLFEKK, encoded by the coding sequence ATGAAAAAATACGCTCTCGCCTGCGCGGCAGCCGCGCTCGCGCTCTCGGCGCAATGCCTGAACGCCGAAATCTTCGAGCTTAAAAGCCCGAAAGCGCAAATAAAAATAGACGACAAGGGCAACTTGGTGTCGCTCAAAAACCTCGAAAAGAACCGCGAATATGCGGGCGGAGAGGGGCTCTGGCGGATAATCTATCAGGACGGGCTTTCGCTCGAAGAAAGCGTAGAGAGCGAAAACGCGCCCGTGAAAGTTTCGAAGAACGGCGGAAAAATCACGCTCGAATACGGCGGCGAATTTCCCGTGAAAGTCGAGTGCTCGCTCGACGGCGACGAAATAGCGTTTTCGTCGGAAATAAAAAACGCCTCGAAAGACAAAATTTTGCGCGAGTTCCAGTTCCCGATTATAAAGTCGGCAAAAATCAAAAAGGACACCGTCCTCTACTGGGCGAGCGCAAGCGGCACGAAAATCCCCGACGTCCGCAAATGGCTCATGGGCGGCTTTAAATCCTACATGGCGCAGGACAACAAGGCAATCGAGCGCTACGACGTCTACCCCTCGCCGATGTCGCTCAACTACTTCGTGCTCGACGACGGCGACTGCGCCCTCTACTTCGCAAACCACGACCCGAATTTCGAAAAGACTCTCCACCTCTTCCGCACGCGCAAAATCGGCGGCAGGGGCGACTTCGAATACGGCGGAATCGACGCGGCGATGGCGAAATACCCATTCCTGAAAGCGGGCGAATCCAAGAAATTCGCCGACTTCGTCGTAGCCCCGCATTCGGGCGACTGGCACGTCTCGGCAAAGAAATACCGCAAGTGGGCCGACACTTGGTACAAGCACATTCCGATTGCCGAGACTTTCAAAAAGTCGAACGGCTGGCAGAGAATTATCATGCGCCACCAATACGGCAAGGTGCTATTCCGCTACGACCAGCTGCCCGAAATCCGCAAGGCGGGCAAAAAGGCGGGCATCGATACTATCCTCATGTTCGGCTGGTGGAAGGAGGGCATGGACGCAGGCTACCCCGAATACACGCCCGACGACACTCAGGGCGGCGACGAAGCCCTCAAAAAATGGATTAAGGAATTCCAAAAGGACGGCGGCAAAGTCAACCTCTACTACAACGGGCAGCTCATCGACATGGGCACGAACTTCTACCGCACGCTCGGCAAAAAAATATCGGTCAAGCGCGCGGACGGCACGGAGCACATGGAACGCTATCCGTTCGGCGGAGACGGCACGGCTCTGCGGGTCTTCGGAAACAAGACATTCGTGACGGCTTGCCCCGCGACAAGGGAATGGCTGGAAATCCTCAAAAAGCTCGCCGAACGCGCAATCGCGCTCGGAGCCGACGGCGTGTTCTTCGACCAGCTAGGCTTCAAAAGCGAGCTTTGCTACGACGAATCGCACGGGCACTCCATTCCCGCGCAGGACATCATGAAGTACAAGCACAACATGCTCAAAGAGCTTCGCGCCTACGTCCGCTCGAAAAAGCCCGACATGAGCATGGGAATCGAATGGGTGAGCGACCCGACCTCCATGTACGCCGACTATATCCACGCGGTCGCCCCCAACCTGTACATAACCCACAAGGATAAAAACGGCGTGCCCGCCACAAACTACGCGCCCATGTACTACTACACATTCCCCGAAGTGTACACTACCAACCGCGACATCTACAACAACCAAAACGTGCCGTTCCGCTGCAACCTGACTTTCATGCGCGGCTGGCGCGAGGACGCCGCGGTCTACCGCTGCCGCGCGACCCTCGACGAAACGCCCGTCTATCAGGCGTACCTCGCAAAAATCGACGCCCTTCGCGACAAGTTCCGCGACACCGTCCTCAACGGCGCATTCAGAGACACAGACCTCGCGAAGTCGTCGAACCCGAACATGTACTACTCCACGTTCGAGAACGACAGTCAGGTTGCGGTCGTGGCAATGCACCCGCACGCCAAAACCGTCGAAACTGCGTTCGAAGTTCCGAACTGCAAATTCGTCGAAAGCGGCGGAATCGGAGACTTCAAAGTTGAGGCAGACGGCTCAAAGGCGAAAGTCGGAATCGGCAAGGACGGAATCGCCGTGCTGCTTTTCGAAAAAAAATAG